A genome region from Thermomonospora amylolytica includes the following:
- a CDS encoding NYN domain-containing protein — MGRRRARRIAGREPGRSTIIDSGPETPGADPPERLGGPLPEAVRQQVVEAAAELIGTLPVDRIPPTLRPFARWERRKRARHAGRHIAPVLEKDAEFRAKVADRMRETEPELAAAVEAGTVPPIADPVTVAAIAYLLRPPGWPRLVEAARAELERSADAAEGAALERRIAVLQQELAAARAARTAELDRLRAELRHAKAEISDLRRRLHEERMGHKAARERAGELAAEAERERAAAREASAAADKELRRLRARLAEAEAAAELARRAAREGRNVDDVRLRMLLDTLVDAAQGVRRELALPSMIDRPADAVGSADPHGPAHRAVPGRALSDQDPRLLDRLLTLPQVHLIIDGYNVTKTGYGELPLADQRNRLVRALGGLAAQTGAEVTCVFDGAELEAPVPVNPPRGVRVRFSRPGQTADELIGELVRAEPPGRPVVVVSSDREVADAARRAEARPAPSTLLLRRLGRA; from the coding sequence GTGGGACGCCGCCGCGCGCGCCGAATCGCCGGTCGGGAGCCTGGGAGGAGCACGATCATCGACAGCGGCCCGGAGACCCCGGGGGCGGACCCGCCCGAGCGGCTCGGCGGCCCGCTCCCCGAAGCGGTGCGCCAGCAGGTGGTGGAGGCGGCCGCGGAGCTGATCGGGACGCTGCCGGTGGACCGGATCCCGCCCACGCTGCGCCCGTTCGCCCGGTGGGAGCGCCGCAAGCGGGCCCGGCACGCGGGCCGGCACATCGCCCCGGTGCTGGAGAAGGACGCCGAGTTCCGGGCCAAGGTCGCCGACCGGATGCGGGAGACCGAGCCGGAGCTGGCCGCGGCGGTGGAGGCGGGCACGGTGCCGCCGATCGCCGACCCGGTGACGGTGGCCGCCATCGCCTACCTGCTGCGCCCGCCCGGCTGGCCCCGGCTGGTCGAGGCGGCCCGGGCGGAGCTGGAGCGGTCGGCGGACGCGGCCGAAGGGGCGGCGCTGGAACGCCGGATCGCCGTGCTGCAGCAGGAGCTGGCCGCGGCGCGGGCGGCGCGGACCGCGGAGCTGGACCGGCTGCGCGCCGAGCTGCGGCACGCCAAGGCGGAGATCTCCGACCTGCGCCGCAGGCTGCACGAGGAGCGGATGGGGCACAAGGCGGCGCGGGAGCGGGCGGGCGAGCTGGCCGCCGAGGCCGAGCGGGAGCGCGCCGCGGCGCGGGAGGCCTCGGCCGCGGCCGACAAGGAGCTGCGCCGGCTGCGCGCCCGGCTGGCCGAGGCCGAGGCGGCCGCCGAGCTGGCCCGGCGGGCCGCCCGGGAGGGCCGCAACGTCGACGACGTGCGGCTGCGGATGCTGCTGGACACCCTGGTCGACGCGGCGCAGGGGGTGCGCCGGGAGCTGGCGCTGCCGTCGATGATCGACCGGCCGGCCGACGCGGTGGGCTCGGCGGACCCGCACGGGCCGGCGCACCGGGCGGTGCCCGGCCGGGCGCTGTCGGACCAGGACCCGCGGCTGCTGGACCGGCTGCTGACGCTGCCCCAGGTGCATCTGATCATCGACGGCTACAACGTCACCAAGACCGGCTACGGCGAGCTGCCGCTGGCCGACCAGCGCAACCGGCTGGTGCGCGCGCTGGGCGGGCTGGCCGCGCAGACCGGCGCCGAGGTGACCTGCGTGTTCGACGGCGCCGAGCTGGAGGCGCCGGTGCCGGTGAACCCGCCGCGCGGGGTGCGGGTGCGGTTCAGCCGGCCGGGACAGACCGCCGACGAGCTGATCGGCGAGCTGGTGCGGGCCGAGCCGCCGGGCCGGCCGGTGGTGGTGGTCTCCTCCGACCGGGAGGTGGCCGACGCGGCCCGCCGGGCGGAGGCCCGTCCGGCCCCGTCCACCCTGCTGCTGCGCCGGCTGGGCCGGGCCTGA
- a CDS encoding DEDD exonuclease domain-containing protein, whose product MTSDGAEHAVRQAVQGTLDDLGTPLADVVFVVVDLETTGGSAAESAITEIGAVKVRGGEALGEFATLVDPGGPIPPFITALTGITQQMVTAAPRIEAVLPAFLEFARGCVLVAHNAPFDVGFLRAACAAQGYAWPAFPVVDTADLARRVLTRDEVPNCRLGTLARHFRSATEPCHRALADARATVDVLHGLIERLGSFGVQSLEEMRAFAKTPSPEQQRKRHLADGMPAAPGVYLFEDARGEVLYVGKSTNLRTRVRSYFTASETRRRIREMVGLAERVRPIVCATGLEAEVRELRLIAEHKPRYNRRSKFPERALWLKLALSEPFPRLSIVRECRDDDAVYLGPFGSARVAEEARAALHEAVPLRQCTQRLTPRLVERGRARSCVLGEIGRCGAPCEGREPPEAYARHVEAARTVMEGDVRPVVAAAQVRIDRLAVEMRYEEAAAQRDRLAAFVRAAARGQRLAALSRCAQLVAARPAFGGGWELAVVRYGRLAGTGTIPPGANVWPYVDAVIATSETVFPGPGPAGSALPEETECVLRWLDQPGTRLVEVDGDWICPVHGAESLREWLDRAYAPVEPEDRVRRGGRPLR is encoded by the coding sequence ATGACATCCGACGGGGCGGAGCATGCCGTGCGGCAGGCCGTGCAGGGCACGCTGGACGACCTGGGCACCCCGCTGGCGGACGTCGTCTTCGTGGTGGTGGACCTGGAGACCACCGGGGGCTCGGCCGCCGAGTCGGCGATCACCGAGATCGGCGCGGTCAAGGTGCGCGGCGGCGAGGCGCTCGGCGAGTTCGCCACCCTGGTCGACCCGGGCGGGCCGATCCCGCCGTTCATCACCGCCCTCACCGGGATCACCCAGCAGATGGTGACCGCCGCGCCGCGGATCGAGGCGGTGCTGCCGGCGTTCCTGGAGTTCGCCCGCGGCTGCGTGCTGGTCGCCCACAACGCCCCGTTCGACGTCGGCTTCCTGCGGGCCGCCTGCGCCGCGCAGGGGTACGCCTGGCCGGCGTTCCCGGTCGTGGACACCGCCGACCTGGCCCGCCGGGTGCTCACCCGCGACGAGGTGCCCAACTGCCGGCTGGGCACGCTGGCCCGCCACTTCCGCTCGGCCACCGAGCCCTGCCACCGGGCCCTGGCCGACGCCCGGGCCACCGTCGACGTGCTGCACGGGCTGATCGAACGGCTCGGCTCGTTCGGCGTGCAGTCGCTGGAGGAGATGCGGGCGTTCGCCAAGACCCCCAGCCCCGAGCAGCAGCGCAAGCGGCACCTGGCCGACGGCATGCCCGCCGCCCCCGGCGTCTACCTGTTCGAGGACGCCCGCGGCGAGGTGCTCTACGTCGGCAAGAGCACCAACCTGCGCACCCGCGTCCGCTCCTACTTCACCGCCTCGGAGACCCGCCGCCGGATCCGCGAGATGGTCGGCCTGGCCGAACGGGTCCGGCCCATCGTGTGCGCCACCGGGCTCGAGGCCGAGGTCCGCGAACTGCGGCTGATCGCCGAGCACAAGCCCCGCTACAACCGGCGGTCCAAGTTCCCCGAACGGGCGCTGTGGCTCAAGCTGGCCCTGTCCGAGCCGTTCCCGCGGCTGTCGATCGTCCGGGAGTGCCGCGACGACGACGCGGTCTACCTGGGGCCCTTCGGCTCCGCCCGGGTCGCCGAGGAGGCCCGCGCCGCGCTGCACGAGGCGGTGCCGCTGCGGCAGTGCACCCAGCGGCTGACGCCCCGCCTCGTCGAACGGGGCAGGGCGCGCAGTTGCGTGCTGGGCGAGATCGGCCGCTGCGGCGCCCCCTGCGAGGGCCGCGAGCCGCCCGAGGCGTACGCCCGCCACGTCGAGGCCGCCCGCACGGTGATGGAGGGCGACGTCCGGCCCGTGGTCGCCGCCGCCCAGGTCCGCATCGACCGGCTGGCCGTGGAGATGCGCTACGAGGAGGCCGCCGCCCAGCGCGACCGGCTCGCCGCCTTCGTCCGCGCCGCCGCCCGCGGCCAGCGGCTGGCCGCCCTGTCGCGCTGCGCCCAGCTCGTCGCGGCGCGGCCGGCCTTCGGCGGCGGCTGGGAGCTGGCGGTCGTCCGGTACGGGCGGCTCGCCGGCACCGGGACCATCCCGCCCGGCGCGAACGTGTGGCCCTACGTCGACGCGGTGATCGCCACCTCCGAGACCGTCTTCCCCGGGCCCGGCCCCGCCGGCAGCGCGCTCCCCGAGGAGACCGAGTGCGTGCTGCGCTGGCTGGACCAGCCCGGCACCCGCCTGGTCGAGGTGGACGGCGACTGGATCTGCCCGGTGCACGGGGCCGAGAGCCTGCGGGAGTGGCTGGACCGCGCCTACGCCCCGGTCGAGCCCGAGGACCGCGTGCGCCGGGGCGGCCGACCACTAAGGTGA
- a CDS encoding rhomboid family intramembrane serine protease encodes MALPLYDSQPARRPPVVTYLLVAVNVVIFLFTPMASVVASYGQGDARDCAAVEFVLEHGAVPKELTTGEQQAPPERVGPCLVQPYDKVPWVTAFTSMFLHSDWLHLTGNVVMLFVMGAGVEDRLGRLRYLLAYLLFGLVAVYGFALASPDSTVPLIGASGAIAGVLGAYMVLNPRGRIVSFVAPLFVSRLPAWVMLGLWFVIQWWSLEDEDSNVAYVAHIYGFVAGVLFALLARRAGPTRKAVALAAE; translated from the coding sequence GTGGCCCTGCCCCTGTACGACAGCCAGCCCGCCCGGCGCCCCCCGGTGGTCACCTACCTCCTGGTGGCGGTCAACGTGGTGATCTTCCTGTTCACGCCGATGGCCTCGGTCGTCGCCTCCTACGGCCAGGGCGACGCCCGCGACTGCGCCGCGGTCGAGTTCGTCCTGGAGCACGGGGCCGTCCCCAAGGAGCTGACCACCGGCGAGCAGCAGGCGCCGCCGGAGCGGGTCGGGCCGTGCCTGGTGCAGCCGTACGACAAGGTGCCCTGGGTGACCGCGTTCACCTCGATGTTCCTGCACAGCGACTGGCTGCACCTGACCGGGAACGTGGTCATGCTCTTCGTCATGGGCGCGGGGGTGGAGGACCGGCTGGGACGGTTGCGGTACCTGCTGGCATACCTGCTGTTCGGGCTGGTGGCGGTGTACGGGTTCGCGCTCGCCTCACCGGACTCGACGGTCCCGCTGATCGGCGCGTCGGGGGCGATCGCCGGAGTGCTGGGCGCCTACATGGTCCTCAACCCGCGCGGCCGGATCGTCAGCTTCGTCGCCCCGCTGTTCGTGAGCCGGCTGCCCGCGTGGGTGATGCTCGGGCTGTGGTTCGTCATCCAGTGGTGGTCCCTGGAGGACGAGGACAGCAACGTCGCCTATGTCGCGCACATCTACGGCTTCGTGGCGGGCGTGCTGTTCGCGCTCCTGGCACGGCGGGCGGGCCCTACCCGCAAGGCCGTCGCGCTGGCCGCCGAGTGA
- a CDS encoding Lrp/AsnC family transcriptional regulator, translated as MITAIVLIKTDVARIDEVAREIAALDGVSEVYSITGEYDLVAMVRVREHERLAEVIPGRINKVPGIRDTETHIAFETYSQHDLEAAFSLGLPEE; from the coding sequence GTGATCACCGCGATCGTGCTGATCAAGACCGACGTCGCCCGGATCGACGAGGTGGCCAGGGAGATCGCCGCCCTCGACGGGGTCAGCGAGGTCTACTCCATCACCGGGGAGTACGACCTGGTCGCCATGGTCCGGGTGCGCGAGCACGAGCGGCTGGCCGAGGTGATCCCCGGACGGATCAACAAGGTCCCCGGCATCCGCGACACCGAGACCCACATCGCCTTCGAGACCTACTCCCAGCACGACCTGGAGGCCGCGTTCTCCCTGGGGCTGCCCGAGGAGTGA